A single genomic interval of Thermoplasmata archaeon harbors:
- a CDS encoding glutamine--tRNA ligase/YqeY domain fusion protein, with product MEEKEPASDFIREIINEHNRTGRFGGRVHTRFPPEPNGYLHIGHAKSICLNFGIAEEYGGKCNLRFDDTNPVKEEQKFVDSIIEDVRWLGFDWEDRLFFASDYFEKMYEYAVQLIKAGKAYVDDLSAEEISRMRGSLTEPGTPSPFRNRSIEENLDLFERMRRGEFETGSRVLRAKIDMSHPNMNMRDPVMYRILKVPHHRQGTKWCIYPTYDWAHGLEDSIEGITHSICTLEFEDHRPLYDWFLDQLGVHHPQQIEFARLNLSYTVMSKRMLRQLVEEGRVSGWDDPRLPTISGMRRRGYSPAGIRLFCKRIGVAKVNSTVDFEFLEHCIREDLNKTSPRYMGVLRPLKVVIENYPEGQVEEVEVMVNPEDPSAGKRKVPFSRELYIEQDDFMENPPKDFYRLAPGREVRLRGAYLVTCREAVKKNGKVVELRCTVDPATRGGSAPDGRKVKSTLHWVSVPHAISAEVRLYDKLFTVEDPAGQEGRDFREFLNPKSLEVLTDCKVEAALKRLKPLDRIQLERVGYFCVDPDTTPERLVLNLTVRLKDRWSKSRSQG from the coding sequence GGGAGATCATAAATGAGCACAATAGGACCGGGAGGTTCGGGGGGAGGGTCCACACACGATTCCCGCCCGAGCCGAACGGCTACCTGCACATCGGCCACGCGAAGTCGATATGCCTGAACTTCGGCATTGCGGAGGAATATGGCGGGAAGTGCAACCTCCGGTTCGACGACACCAATCCTGTCAAGGAGGAGCAGAAGTTCGTGGACTCAATAATTGAGGATGTGCGCTGGCTGGGTTTCGACTGGGAGGATAGGCTATTCTTCGCCTCGGACTACTTTGAGAAAATGTATGAGTACGCTGTTCAATTAATAAAGGCCGGGAAGGCATATGTCGACGACCTCAGTGCGGAGGAGATAAGCAGAATGCGGGGCTCGCTGACGGAGCCCGGAACCCCCAGCCCCTTCCGCAACAGGAGCATCGAAGAGAACCTCGACCTCTTCGAGAGGATGCGCCGAGGAGAGTTCGAGACCGGGAGCAGAGTCCTGAGGGCGAAGATAGACATGTCCCACCCCAACATGAACATGAGGGACCCGGTGATGTATCGAATTCTGAAGGTCCCGCACCACAGGCAGGGCACGAAGTGGTGCATATATCCTACCTATGACTGGGCCCACGGGCTTGAGGACTCAATAGAGGGCATCACCCACTCCATATGCACCCTTGAGTTCGAGGACCACAGACCCTTGTACGATTGGTTCCTCGACCAGTTGGGCGTCCACCACCCGCAGCAGATCGAGTTCGCCAGATTAAACCTAAGCTATACAGTGATGAGTAAGAGAATGCTCAGGCAGCTCGTCGAGGAGGGGAGGGTCTCCGGCTGGGACGACCCCCGGCTGCCGACAATCAGTGGAATGAGGCGCCGGGGCTACTCGCCCGCCGGCATCAGGCTTTTCTGTAAGAGAATAGGCGTGGCAAAGGTCAACAGCACAGTGGACTTCGAATTCCTCGAGCACTGCATCCGGGAGGACCTGAATAAGACCTCCCCGCGATACATGGGCGTCCTCAGGCCCCTGAAGGTCGTTATCGAGAACTACCCGGAGGGCCAAGTGGAGGAGGTTGAGGTGATGGTCAACCCAGAGGACCCTTCCGCGGGAAAGAGAAAGGTCCCGTTCTCAAGGGAGCTCTATATCGAACAGGATGATTTTATGGAGAACCCGCCAAAGGACTTCTACAGACTCGCGCCCGGCCGCGAGGTCAGGCTTAGGGGTGCTTATCTCGTGACCTGCAGGGAGGCCGTGAAAAAAAATGGCAAGGTGGTCGAACTTAGGTGTACCGTGGACCCCGCGACGCGCGGTGGTAGTGCCCCGGACGGGAGGAAGGTGAAATCAACTCTGCACTGGGTGTCTGTCCCCCACGCCATAAGTGCGGAGGTGAGGCTTTACGATAAATTATTCACAGTCGAAGACCCGGCGGGGCAGGAGGGCCGGGACTTCAGGGAGTTCCTTAACCCCAAATCCCTCGAGGTTCTCACGGACTGCAAAGTCGAGGCTGCTCTGAAGAGGCTGAAGCCCCTAGACCGTATTCAGCTAGAGAGAGTCGGGTACTTCTGCGTGGATCCGGACACGACGCCCGAAAGACTCGTCCTGAACCTGACCGTGCGACTGAAGGATAGATGGAGCAAGAGCAGGTCTCAGGGGTGA